The DNA window TTTATGAGGTAATTGCAGctttagtttcagtttcaggTGCACTGTAAAAGCTGTGGCGATGGTGTGCATTGTAACAGTCGGAGTCTCCTTGGTTTTCTTGGAAGCCAAGCAGATATaatttgtctgtgtttgtatgtttattgTCCGATGTCACTTTGTTCACCGCTCACTAACCGCTGTTATTGCTTCGGTGATTCACACATTCAGGATTCAGAAAATTATTCTTTACAGTATCCGTGACACCCTGCTTTTGAAGTGCTACAGAAATGCCACTGTGACTGCATATCATAGAGAGGTCTCCACACAAGAGCCATTTCTGTGGAAAGATCTGTGGTTGTGGCAGTTCTCACTGCAGTGGACGATGAGCACTGGGTAGCAAAGTGCATCCTTGTAGTCCGGGGGCTCCTCATCATCTGTGGTGAGGCGCTCTGATAGGCAGCGGGTATTTTCACTGGGGCTCTCCTGGTCGTCCAAGCTGCCGCTCCTCCAGAAGCAGCTGCGCTGGGAGCCGTAGCGACGGGCTAAAGAGAAGCGACTCCCACTGAAGGGGATGCGAGAGCTGGCACCAGTGCAGATGCTGAGAGCGCTCCTAGAGAACACCGAGGAGCAGCTGATGGCTCTGTGGCAGCGTTCGCAGTTCTGACGAAGCCCGCCAAAGCTAGAAGGGCACTGGGCCAGGTCCATGAGACCAGCCTCTGAGTAACTGGGCACCAGCTGCTGGTTGGAGCGAATATGCCACTCTAGTTCTGTACTGTCAATGGTGTTAACTCGAGGGATTCGGCGCCAGTATGGTCTATCGTCACAAGGGGTCACAGGCACGTAATCGTTCCCAAAGAGCTTCTCAACACGGTAGTGGACATATGCAGTGCGATACTCCGTGAAGACTCTGAGAGGCCAGGAGAATGTGAGGAAGGAGGCAAACCAGAAGACATAGTGGGACAGATACCAGGGGTGGTGCTCCGGGTCACAGAGCACCAAAACATACTCCTTTAGGTCAATGTTCTTCAGATGCATCCCCTCCCTGGCTTCCATGTAGTCATCCAGGCCTTCATTGTCTGTGAAAAACCTTGCTCTTTGCGTAAGGTAAGAATTCTCTGACTCCACATTGGCAAAACTGAAACACTTAGTGAAGCGCATCTTTGTCAGTGCCGACTTCTCCAAGCCCAGCAGCTGTTTGGAAACATCTTTGACGCCACAATGGCTGTAGTCAAATTCTGCTTCTGCCACATGAGTGTTGACACGCTCATGGTAAACTTGGGTGCTAGTGTAGGCGTCTCCATTGCGGTAGCGTGTGACCTGTCGAGTTCGACGGACATAGTGGTAGCTGATGGCCTTCCACCAGATGCAGGGTTTAGCCTGCTGCATCCTCTGGATGCGCTCGTAGATGCCCTCCATGTCCCCTTTGTGTTGCAGCTCATTCTTCACATGACAGTGCCAGCACTCCACCAGGTAGACTAAATAGAGCATGCCCAGAAGGGCCAATGGGATGTAGATGTAGCCATCAGAGCAGGGGCTGTCATGGTACATCATGGATTTCCCTTTGAAGGCACTGTCAAAGGTGAGGCGGGTCACCTTGGTGACGTGACACCAAACCATGGCTCCCATGCAGCCATACATGAGGACAGACAGGAGGAGGCATTTCCAGAAGCGCTCCCGACATAAGGACTTGCTCAGAGATTGCTTCAGCGGTCTTTGCTGTCGAGTGAAAGCACAAACATAAGAGgaagagttttaaaaaatggcttAGGATATATTTTATCATTGCATCATGACCTAACTGCTTAACATCAATCAACAACAATCTCATGATCCATTTACACGTGTCCTCAGATACTGTGGACCTTTTTCCAGTGTTAAGGAGCTGAAAATAACCATGAACTCCAGCACAGTACATGTCTTCAAAGTAATGGAGTGGCAAAGGCAGGttgattttttattattataatgattttatttacttattggCAGCAAGTTTCATGGTATGCAGGG is part of the Archocentrus centrarchus isolate MPI-CPG fArcCen1 chromosome 22, fArcCen1, whole genome shotgun sequence genome and encodes:
- the LOC115772997 gene encoding transmembrane protein 151B-like, giving the protein MSPPASAATASENGTATVFEEDTREEQRPLKQSLSKSLCRERFWKCLLLSVLMYGCMGAMVWCHVTKVTRLTFDSAFKGKSMMYHDSPCSDGYIYIPLALLGMLYLVYLVECWHCHVKNELQHKGDMEGIYERIQRMQQAKPCIWWKAISYHYVRRTRQVTRYRNGDAYTSTQVYHERVNTHVAEAEFDYSHCGVKDVSKQLLGLEKSALTKMRFTKCFSFANVESENSYLTQRARFFTDNEGLDDYMEAREGMHLKNIDLKEYVLVLCDPEHHPWYLSHYVFWFASFLTFSWPLRVFTEYRTAYVHYRVEKLFGNDYVPVTPCDDRPYWRRIPRVNTIDSTELEWHIRSNQQLVPSYSEAGLMDLAQCPSSFGGLRQNCERCHRAISCSSVFSRSALSICTGASSRIPFSGSRFSLARRYGSQRSCFWRSGSLDDQESPSENTRCLSERLTTDDEEPPDYKDALCYPVLIVHCSENCHNHRSFHRNGSCVETSL